In a genomic window of Perognathus longimembris pacificus isolate PPM17 chromosome 21, ASM2315922v1, whole genome shotgun sequence:
- the Tcim gene encoding transcriptional and immune response regulator, which produces MKAKRRSHQAVAMSTSLRVSPSIHGYHFDTASRKKAVGNIFENIDQESLQRLFKNSGDKKAEERAKIIFALDQDLEEKTRALMALKKRTKDKLLQFLKLRKYSLKVH; this is translated from the coding sequence ATGAAAGCAAAGCGAAGAAGCCACCAAGCCGTCGCCATGTCCACGTCGCTGCGAGTGAGCCCGTCCATCCACGGCTACCACTTCGACACAGCCTCTCGGAAGAAAGCCGTGGGCAATATCTTCGAAAACATAGACCAAGAATCACTACAAAGGCTCTTCAAAAACTCTGGCGACAAGAAAGCTGAGGAGAGAGCGAAGATCATATTTGCCCTAGACCAAGATTTGGAGGAGAAAACCCGGGCGCTGATGGCCTTGAAGAAGAGGACGAAAGACAAGCTGCTCCAGTTCCTGAAGCTGCGGAAATATTCCCTGAAGGTCCACTGA